The following are encoded together in the Mumia sp. Pv4-285 genome:
- a CDS encoding bifunctional 4-hydroxy-2-oxoglutarate aldolase/2-dehydro-3-deoxy-phosphogluconate aldolase yields the protein MTDGPDAATVLKALERDYVVAVLRAPDAERARTAIAALITGGVTAVEVAYTTPEATDVIDWVRTEHPEIVVGAGTVRTQQQVQDAAAAGAAFLVSPGLDAAVAGAMIDSGRMCAVGALSPTEVMAVAAYSGIPVVKLFPGSLGGPAYLRALRGPFPELRFMPTGGVAPESIRSWMEAGAAAVGAGGELCPSSAIATGDSAEIQRRARLFLTAVRSARDSRTTSHS from the coding sequence GTGACGGACGGACCCGACGCGGCGACGGTGCTCAAGGCACTCGAGCGCGACTACGTGGTGGCCGTGCTCCGCGCGCCGGACGCCGAACGCGCCCGAACCGCGATCGCGGCGCTGATCACGGGGGGAGTGACCGCGGTCGAGGTCGCCTACACGACGCCCGAGGCGACCGACGTGATCGACTGGGTACGCACCGAGCACCCCGAGATCGTCGTCGGAGCAGGAACCGTCCGCACTCAGCAGCAGGTGCAGGATGCGGCCGCAGCCGGAGCCGCATTCCTCGTGAGCCCCGGCCTGGATGCGGCCGTCGCAGGCGCCATGATCGACTCCGGTCGCATGTGTGCCGTCGGCGCCCTCTCGCCGACGGAGGTCATGGCGGTCGCCGCCTACAGCGGCATTCCCGTCGTCAAGCTGTTCCCAGGATCGCTCGGAGGGCCCGCGTACCTGCGAGCCCTCCGAGGACCCTTCCCGGAACTTCGCTTCATGCCCACCGGTGGTGTAGCACCGGAGAGCATCCGCAGCTGGATGGAGGCCGGAGCCGCGGCGGTCGGCGCGGGCGGGGAGCTGTGCCCCTCGTCCGCGATCGCCACCGGCGACTCGGCTGAGATCCAACGTCGAGCACGCCTCTTTCTCACAGCGGTGCGCTCGGCCCGGGACTCACGCACCACGTCCCATTCCTGA
- a CDS encoding sugar ABC transporter substrate-binding protein, whose protein sequence is MRITRISTAVVAGVLAMGLTACGGDDEGGGSGDGDYTVGIANFMLSGPYFGGMDKAIKAQADEAGVETVSTDANGDAAKLASNVEDLISKNVDAVIISGGPLESAPGVLASLKAADIPVVLVDRKFASGDYTSWIGPDNEAIGVQNGEFLTAELPEGGKVAIIKGGPADNSIGLARTDGLKSVLESNSAFTLVEAPDFGNWASDGGLSVMESLLASHDDLDAVFCENDAMCLGAQRAIDDAGLTDQIIIAGVDGQLEALQAIAKPSNYVVTGLNSADEIGRLGLDRAVEILDGDDVEKDTVVPSPQITAENAQEFIDKGTF, encoded by the coding sequence ATGCGCATCACACGAATCAGTACGGCGGTCGTCGCGGGCGTGCTCGCGATGGGCCTCACCGCCTGCGGCGGAGACGACGAAGGCGGCGGTAGCGGCGACGGCGACTACACCGTCGGTATCGCCAACTTCATGCTGTCAGGCCCCTACTTCGGCGGCATGGACAAAGCCATCAAGGCACAGGCTGACGAGGCCGGTGTCGAGACGGTCAGCACCGACGCCAACGGCGATGCTGCCAAGCTCGCCTCCAACGTCGAGGACCTGATCAGCAAGAACGTCGACGCCGTCATCATCTCGGGCGGTCCGCTCGAGTCGGCGCCGGGCGTGCTGGCGTCGTTGAAGGCCGCCGACATCCCGGTCGTCCTCGTCGACCGCAAGTTCGCATCGGGCGACTACACGAGCTGGATCGGGCCGGACAACGAGGCCATCGGCGTCCAGAACGGCGAGTTCCTGACCGCAGAGCTGCCCGAGGGCGGCAAGGTCGCCATCATCAAGGGCGGCCCGGCCGACAACAGCATCGGACTCGCCCGGACGGACGGACTGAAGTCGGTGCTCGAGTCGAACAGCGCCTTCACCTTGGTTGAGGCACCGGACTTCGGTAACTGGGCCTCCGACGGCGGCCTGTCGGTAATGGAGAGCCTCCTGGCCTCGCACGACGACCTCGACGCGGTGTTCTGTGAGAACGACGCCATGTGCCTCGGCGCGCAGCGGGCGATCGACGACGCCGGACTGACCGACCAGATCATCATCGCCGGGGTCGACGGGCAGCTCGAAGCACTGCAGGCGATCGCGAAGCCGAGCAACTACGTGGTCACCGGACTCAACAGTGCCGACGAGATCGGACGCCTCGGCCTCGATCGCGCCGTGGAGATCCTCGACGGCGACGACGTCGAGAAGGACACCGTCGTTCCGTCGCCGCAGATCACCGCTGAGAACGCGCAGGAGTTCATCGACAAGGGCACGTTCTGA
- a CDS encoding ABC transporter permease, which produces MTPGTTSPAPPQEQGDARVRIPRIVVAQRDITAAVGFVILLVALVALAAFTTETFLSERNLTNLLKQMVTTGLLAYGMLVVILTGGIDLSVGSVVAFAGIVSAGLVSDLPLPLALLVGVAAGVAFGAINGILIAGFDLAPFVVTLAALTTIRGLAFVYSDVPIAPEDPSFFTLGSQMLGPIPLTTVIMLVVFLVGGVFLSRTPAGRSIIAIGGNKETVRLAGISVKKNLILAYTISGFCAGLAGVILASRVGIAQPSVGVAFELDAIAACVIGGASLAGGKGSVRATFGGVLVLALINNLLNLYGVQSYWQQVLKGLIIVAVIIIQARSRRGR; this is translated from the coding sequence ATGACTCCCGGGACGACCTCGCCCGCACCGCCGCAGGAGCAGGGCGACGCACGCGTACGCATCCCGCGGATCGTCGTCGCCCAACGCGACATCACTGCCGCCGTCGGGTTCGTCATCCTGCTGGTCGCACTCGTCGCCCTCGCTGCGTTCACCACCGAGACGTTCCTCTCCGAGCGCAACCTCACGAACCTGCTCAAGCAGATGGTGACCACCGGACTACTGGCGTACGGGATGCTCGTCGTCATCCTCACCGGGGGCATCGACCTGTCCGTAGGGTCGGTGGTCGCGTTCGCCGGCATCGTCAGCGCGGGCCTGGTGTCCGACCTGCCGCTCCCGCTGGCGCTCCTGGTCGGGGTCGCCGCAGGGGTCGCGTTCGGGGCGATCAACGGCATCCTCATCGCCGGCTTCGACCTCGCCCCGTTCGTGGTCACGCTGGCGGCGCTGACCACGATCCGAGGGTTGGCGTTCGTCTACTCCGACGTACCCATCGCCCCGGAGGATCCCAGCTTCTTCACGCTCGGCTCGCAGATGCTCGGCCCGATTCCGCTCACCACGGTGATCATGCTCGTGGTGTTCCTTGTCGGCGGTGTCTTCCTGTCCCGAACGCCTGCGGGCCGCTCGATCATCGCGATCGGGGGCAACAAGGAGACCGTGCGACTTGCCGGCATCAGCGTCAAGAAGAACCTGATCCTCGCCTACACGATCAGCGGCTTCTGCGCCGGCCTCGCCGGTGTCATCCTCGCCAGCCGGGTCGGGATCGCCCAACCCAGCGTCGGTGTCGCCTTCGAGCTCGACGCGATCGCCGCCTGCGTCATCGGCGGCGCCAGTCTCGCGGGCGGCAAGGGTTCCGTGCGAGCGACGTTCGGCGGCGTCCTCGTCCTCGCACTCATCAACAACCTGCTCAACCTCTACGGAGTGCAGAGCTACTGGCAGCAGGTCCTCAAGGGCCTCATCATCGTCGCGGTCATCATCATCCAGGCCCGTTCACGCCGAGGCCGCTGA
- a CDS encoding sugar ABC transporter ATP-binding protein, whose translation MTLEIRGVHKSYGPVEVLRGIDLTGRPGDVVAVVGANGAGKSTLIKILSGAEPMTSGELRWNGEVLDLQSPHDAQEVGIRTVYQELTLVPELSVTENVLMGMLPRRYGFIDWAAAHARAQSLLDELGFGAVDATAKAGRLTVARQQMVEIAKALATEPKVLILDEPSAVLAGGDLDSLFALIRRLQERGVLIVYVSHRLTEVTALATSIVVIRDGSVVETTVPALTSENELITLMAGRRLERIYPDRRTDRGAPMLTVAGLCRAGEFEDVSFTLHSGEIVGMFGLVGAGRSELAHCLFGETRPDRGTIAVNGREVRIDRPRTAIRHGLALVTEDRKGSGLVAEMTVRDNIALPTMKSDTVGPLIDPKRRDVRVSAMIERFDILPSHCAQMPIVRLSGGNQQKAILAKWLLVEPQMLILDEPTRGVDMATRVDIYRTVDALARSGHTILLISSDLTEVIGATDRVLVMHDGRLAGEIPSASATEDQVLAHSIGEAA comes from the coding sequence GTGACGCTGGAGATCCGTGGGGTCCACAAGTCGTACGGGCCGGTCGAGGTGCTTCGCGGCATCGACCTCACCGGGCGTCCGGGAGACGTCGTCGCGGTGGTCGGCGCCAATGGGGCCGGCAAGTCGACGCTGATCAAGATCCTGTCCGGTGCCGAGCCGATGACCTCCGGTGAGCTGCGCTGGAACGGCGAGGTGCTCGACCTTCAGTCGCCCCACGACGCGCAGGAGGTCGGGATCCGCACCGTCTACCAAGAGCTGACCCTCGTACCTGAGCTGTCGGTCACCGAGAACGTGCTGATGGGGATGCTCCCGCGCCGCTATGGGTTCATCGACTGGGCCGCTGCCCATGCACGCGCCCAGAGCCTCCTCGACGAGCTCGGTTTCGGTGCCGTCGATGCGACCGCGAAGGCAGGGCGCCTCACCGTCGCCCGGCAGCAGATGGTCGAGATCGCCAAGGCGCTGGCGACCGAGCCTAAAGTGCTGATCCTCGACGAACCGTCGGCCGTTCTCGCAGGCGGCGACCTGGACTCGCTGTTCGCGCTGATCCGCCGGCTGCAGGAGCGAGGAGTGCTGATCGTGTACGTCTCGCACCGCCTCACAGAGGTGACCGCGCTTGCTACGTCGATCGTCGTCATCCGCGACGGATCGGTCGTCGAGACCACCGTGCCCGCATTGACCTCCGAGAACGAGCTGATCACCCTGATGGCGGGGCGCAGGTTGGAGCGGATCTATCCGGACCGACGCACCGACCGAGGGGCACCCATGCTCACGGTCGCTGGGCTGTGCCGCGCCGGAGAGTTCGAGGATGTCTCCTTCACCCTCCACTCCGGCGAGATCGTCGGAATGTTCGGGCTGGTCGGGGCCGGCCGCAGCGAGCTCGCCCACTGCCTGTTCGGCGAGACCCGACCCGACCGCGGCACCATCGCCGTCAACGGTCGTGAGGTCCGGATCGACCGTCCCCGCACCGCGATCCGGCACGGCCTGGCACTCGTCACCGAGGATCGCAAAGGCTCGGGGCTGGTCGCGGAGATGACCGTACGCGACAACATCGCGCTGCCGACGATGAAGTCGGACACCGTCGGCCCGCTGATCGACCCGAAACGCCGCGACGTACGGGTCAGCGCGATGATCGAACGCTTCGACATCTTGCCCTCCCACTGCGCCCAGATGCCGATCGTGCGGCTGTCCGGCGGCAACCAGCAGAAGGCGATCCTCGCCAAGTGGCTCCTGGTCGAGCCGCAGATGCTGATCCTCGACGAACCGACACGCGGCGTCGACATGGCGACCCGGGTCGACATCTACCGGACCGTCGATGCGCTGGCGCGCTCCGGCCACACCATCCTCCTCATCTCGTCGGACCTCACCGAGGTCATCGGCGCCACTGACCGCGTGCTCGTGATGCACGACGGCCGGCTTGCGGGCGAGATCCCTTCCGCGAGCGCCACGGAGGACCAGGTGCTCGCCCACTCGATCGGAGAAGCAGCATGA
- a CDS encoding aldehyde dehydrogenase family protein has product MTVSTFDVTNPGTGELLGQVPDMTEDDVRRVVDDAQTGQRAVAAMPSHARAALLEEVATRMAAERDSIAALVAAENGKPLPQTEGEVDAAIRIFRGYAAEATRIFGRQIPLDAVPGLERNLAITVREPLGVVAAIVPFNYPVELYAHKAAAAIAAGNAVVVQPPSRCPLSLVRVNEIFAEAGAPPYAHQLVTGGVRVSQMLAELPGVAAVTLTGSTVAGRELARRGADTFKKVLLELGGNDALIVCEDADLEKAVDAVVLGRLARGNGQICCAVKRVYVDEAVHDAFLDLLLPKAAALRVGDQLDRATDVGPLIAESAAQAVEAAVNRLVGDGATLLAGGERDGAFVTPAVLADVPEKSPAFADEIFGPVAPIARFTDVADAVRMANESPYGLHAAVFTRDVSRAFTLAKQLDVGGVVINGSTALRAENLPFGGTKDTGGYREGLHETVTDLTRQKTMIVMEAFE; this is encoded by the coding sequence ATGACCGTCAGCACGTTCGACGTCACCAACCCTGGCACCGGCGAGCTCCTCGGCCAGGTCCCCGACATGACCGAGGATGACGTCCGCCGCGTCGTCGACGACGCCCAGACCGGCCAGCGCGCGGTCGCGGCGATGCCGTCCCACGCGCGGGCAGCGCTGCTCGAAGAGGTCGCGACCCGGATGGCTGCCGAGCGCGACAGCATCGCCGCACTCGTCGCCGCAGAGAACGGCAAGCCGCTTCCGCAGACCGAGGGCGAGGTCGACGCCGCGATCCGAATCTTCCGCGGTTACGCCGCCGAGGCAACCCGCATCTTCGGCCGGCAGATTCCGCTCGACGCAGTCCCCGGACTCGAGCGCAATCTCGCCATCACGGTGCGCGAGCCGCTGGGCGTGGTCGCGGCGATCGTACCGTTCAACTACCCGGTCGAGCTCTACGCGCACAAGGCGGCCGCTGCGATCGCGGCCGGCAACGCGGTGGTCGTCCAACCGCCGTCGCGCTGCCCGCTGTCGCTGGTGCGGGTGAACGAGATCTTCGCGGAGGCCGGGGCACCGCCGTACGCGCACCAGCTCGTCACCGGCGGTGTGCGGGTGTCTCAGATGCTCGCCGAGCTGCCGGGCGTGGCCGCGGTGACGCTGACCGGCAGTACGGTCGCGGGCCGCGAGCTCGCCCGTCGCGGCGCCGACACCTTCAAGAAGGTCCTGCTCGAGCTCGGCGGCAACGACGCGCTGATCGTGTGCGAGGACGCCGACCTCGAGAAGGCGGTCGACGCCGTGGTGCTGGGTCGGCTGGCGCGAGGTAACGGGCAGATCTGCTGTGCGGTGAAGCGCGTGTACGTCGATGAGGCCGTCCATGACGCTTTCCTGGATCTGCTGCTGCCGAAGGCGGCCGCGCTGCGCGTCGGTGACCAGCTCGACCGGGCCACTGACGTGGGCCCACTCATCGCCGAGTCGGCCGCACAGGCGGTCGAGGCTGCGGTCAATCGGCTCGTCGGCGACGGAGCCACCTTGCTGGCCGGCGGGGAGCGCGACGGGGCCTTCGTGACCCCGGCGGTTCTCGCCGACGTGCCGGAGAAGAGTCCGGCCTTCGCCGACGAGATCTTCGGCCCGGTCGCACCGATCGCTCGCTTCACCGACGTCGCCGACGCCGTACGGATGGCTAACGAGTCCCCGTACGGCCTGCACGCCGCCGTGTTCACCCGCGACGTGTCGCGCGCGTTCACGCTTGCCAAGCAGCTCGACGTCGGCGGGGTCGTGATCAACGGGTCGACCGCCCTGCGGGCCGAGAACCTCCCGTTCGGCGGGACGAAGGACACCGGTGGATACCGCGAGGGCCTCCACGAGACCGTCACCGACCTCACCCGCCAGAAGACGATGATCGTGATGGAGGCGTTCGAGTGA
- a CDS encoding IclR family transcriptional regulator encodes MTTTRKSSSVAKAFELIQVIADGGPDGVGLQDLAARAQVAVSTAHRYVTSLLDLGVVERDGAGVYRLGVGLVRLAGQYLEEDVLLRVAHPYLVELAGVSGETAHLGVPIGDHIVYVDKVESDQSVRLVSRIGSEVPLHCTSMGKALLSLMPPDERAARLAGDLARPTPKTLFGDSLAAELERVREQGYALDDEENELGVRCIGLPIVNASGEPVAAFSVSAPASRFTADACHDLAPTALRIAHEIGAALGYAGATRRNAG; translated from the coding sequence ATGACTACAACGCGCAAATCTTCGAGCGTCGCCAAGGCGTTCGAGCTCATCCAGGTCATCGCCGACGGCGGTCCCGACGGCGTCGGGCTGCAGGATCTGGCCGCCCGTGCGCAGGTCGCCGTCAGCACGGCCCACCGCTACGTCACGTCGCTCCTCGACCTCGGCGTCGTCGAGCGCGACGGTGCCGGCGTCTACCGGCTCGGCGTGGGGCTGGTCCGCCTTGCCGGGCAGTACCTGGAGGAGGACGTCCTGCTCCGCGTCGCCCACCCGTACCTCGTGGAGCTGGCAGGTGTCAGCGGCGAGACGGCCCACCTCGGCGTTCCGATCGGCGACCACATCGTCTACGTCGACAAGGTCGAGAGCGATCAGTCCGTGCGGCTCGTGTCACGCATCGGCAGTGAGGTCCCACTGCACTGCACGTCGATGGGCAAGGCCCTGCTGTCACTCATGCCACCGGACGAGCGGGCTGCCCGCCTCGCCGGCGACCTCGCGCGACCGACCCCGAAGACGCTGTTCGGCGATTCCCTGGCAGCGGAGCTCGAGCGGGTGCGCGAGCAGGGATACGCCCTCGACGACGAGGAGAACGAGCTCGGCGTCCGCTGCATCGGCCTGCCGATCGTGAACGCCTCGGGCGAGCCGGTGGCGGCGTTCAGCGTGTCCGCCCCGGCGAGCCGGTTCACGGCTGATGCCTGCCACGACCTGGCTCCGACCGCTCTCAGGATCGCGCACGAGATCGGAGCCGCGCTCGGCTACGCCGGTGCGACGCGACGCAACGCGGGATGA